TAACTTACCTCCTGATTCCTATTCTGTTTTTGTAAGAGATTTGAACAGCTGCAATCTGGTCGAAAAAAAATTCTTTGTTTTCGGATTCCCAAAATACTTTACTCCGAACAGTGATGGACAAACCGATGTATGGGAAGTCAAAGGACTGGATCCTGTGGATTTTGAATATTCAGATATTCAAATTTTTAACCGGTTCGGAAAACTTCTGGCTTCCATCCCTCCCAATGGTCACTGGGATGGAACTTATAATGGGAAAATGCTGCCGTCAGATGACTACTGGTTTACGATTACCGTAACTGATCCGGACAACATTTCTACAACTTATACAAAGCACTTTAGTCTGTTACGAAACGAATAAAGGTCGGAAAATGCCGACCTTTTAAAACCTTAATTAAATTCATGTAATTTAATCCCAGACCTCTGTTTCCAGCCAGTTTACCGCTTCCCTTAAATAAGAGACATAAGTACAGGGATTATTATGCACAAGCCCTTCAGCTTCAACAAAAGTGACATCAGTTCCTGCGGCAATATATTCATCCACAAATCCCTTGGTCGTCTCAATCGGGAAAAGATCATCGGCTGTACCATGGATCACGTATAAAGGAATATCGATCTTACTGACATCACCATCACCTGGTGGATTTCTGTATGAACTAGCCATTGGGATTGAGGCTGAGAATTGATCTCCAAAAAAAACTGAATTGAATTCTGCAAAAAACCAACTTCCGTTACCCCCGTCGCTATATCCCATGGACACCACCTTATCTTGATCTATATCGAACCTGGAAGACACCAATTCAAGCAAAGCCTGAACCTGAACGATATTTGGTTCCTGATACCAAAAGAGGCCGTTACTATTAGGGCTAAGAATAAAAACGTCCTTGCCTTGAAAGCCCGGTTCAACAAGACATTCTGTCGAGAGGTGAGCCTCAGGTGAACCCGATCTTGCCGCTCCGTGAAGTCGTAAAACCAGAGGTCTTTTATTGGTAGGCGAGGCGCCTTCCGGAACGATCAAACGAAACTTCCAAAACACGCCTTCCTGAATAGATTCAAGTTCCAAATCATTAGTACCTTCATTTATAACGAGATTTTCAAAATCATTAATAACATCTTGAGCGGTCCTTTCCGGGTCAGGATCTGGACCCGGTCCCGGACCAGGACCAGGACCGTCATCATCTCCTCCGCATGCCGTTAATATAAAAATGAGAATGAGCACCAAAAATGGTCTCCCTTTTAAGATAATTTGTTGCATTTTGATAATTTTAGATAGCTAAAACTATAATATTTTTGATGGAACCCAAAATAATTGCTGTTAAAAAAAAAAAAGTTGCAGAATCTGCAACTTTTTTTTTTTGTTTTTGATCACTAATTCTTCTAATTTCCTTTCTTAAAATCCGCAAGAAATTTCGCCAGGCCAATATCTGTCAATGGGTGTTTTAATAGTCCGGAAATTGCACTCAATGGGCCCGTCATGACATCAGCACCAATTTTTGCACAATCAATAATATGCATCGTATGGCGCACGGAGGCAGCCAGAATTTCAGTTGTATATCCGTAATTATCAAAAATCAATCGAATTTCAGAGATCAATCCTAAACCATCAGTCGAAACATCGTCCAGTCTTCCGATAAATGGAGACACATAAGTTGCGCCTGCTTTGGCGGCCAAAAGAGCCTGGCCCGCTGAAAACACTAAAGTCATATTTGTTTTGATTCCCTTATCAGAAAAGTATTTACAGGCCTTTACTCCATCCGCGATCATCGGGAGTTTAACAACAATCTGAGGATTTAAAGCAGCAAGCGCTTCTCCCTCTCTTATCATACCCTCAAAGTCAGTTGCGATCACTTCGGCACTAACATCACCTTCAACCACATCACAAATTGCCTTGTAATGATTAATGATATTCTCTGCACCGGTTATTCCTTCTTTTGCCATTAAAGATGGATTTGTAGTTACACCGTCAAGAATTCCAAGAGCCTGGGCTTCTTTGATCTGATCCAGGTTTGCAGTATCAATAAAAAATTTCATGTTGTTAATTTAGATTTTTTGCAAATATAATTTAATTTATTCCTCCTAAAATAAATCTCCTGATATTTTTTGAACACCTGTCTGTACTTGCCTAAAAACAGCAACATAACGTCACATTAAAAAATGCGTAAAAATATGAATAGCAACTTTTCCACTTTTGATTACCTTTAAACTCAATTTTTTAATTCTGATTTCTAAAAAAATAAACTCTGTCTATGTTTTGGATTAAGCATCTTAATTACGAAAAGGCTGATGGACGGCTCAAAAAAGTTTATGATCGAGTCAGTGGCCCTGATAAAAACATTGATAATATTTTAATGGTTCACAGTCTCAGGCCCCACACTCTAATCGGACATATGGCACTTTATAAAAATGTCCTGCATAACGGGAACAACAAACTCCCAAAATGGTACCTTGAATCTATTGGGGTTTATGTCAGTCATTTGAATAATTGTTCGTATTGTGTAAGGCATCATTTTGAAGGGTTAAAAAGAATTTGGAACGACCAGGCCAAATCTGCAAAATTTAAATTCGCCATGGAAAATAAAGATCTGAAATCATTTTTTGACGATAAATTGTACGCCGGAATGTTATACGCCGGAAAGTTAACAAATGCGCCGGACCAAATGAAAGAAATAGATGTTTTACAACTGAAAGAACTATCTTATTCAGACGGAGAAATACTTGAAATCAACCAAGTTGTGAGCTATTTTAATTATGCCAACCGAACGGTTCTTGGTTTGGGAGTGAATACAGCCGGCGATATTTTGGGATTGTCCCCAAACGACGACACAGATCCTGACAACTGGTCACATGAATAGCAGAATCCAAGTCTAAAATCTAATTTCAGGGCTGAATGAATATATCAAGCTCAATTTTTTAAAAAGAAAATTCACATACTATGAATAAAAAGTCTCAAAACGAAATCGTCATAAACGGGTTCAAACATGTAAAATATGATGCCCTGGAATTTTCAACAAATGAAATGCATGAACGCGCCGAGAACTTTTATCATTTTATGGACCAAAGACGTTCTATCAGGGGTTTCAGCAACAAAGAAGTTCCCAGGTCCGTGATTAAAAACATCCTGAAAACAGCATCTACTGCTCCCTCAGGTGCACACAAACAACCCTGGACCTTTTGTGTGGTCTCAAATAGGGAACTGAAAAGAAAAATAAGGGTGGCCGCAGAAGCAGAGGAAAAGGAAACCTACGAAAACAGAATGGGTGAGCGCTGGAGGAATGATCTCGCGGCTATGGCAACCGACATGCACAAGCCATTTCTTGAAATTGCTCCCTGGATCATTGTTGCTTTCAAAAGGGCTTATGAATATGAAAGCGATGGAACAAAACACAACAATTATTATGTAAATGAGTCAGTGGGCCTGGCCTGTGGCATGCTTATTACGGCCATCCACAATGCAGGCCTGGTAACGCTTACCCATACGCCAAGTCCGATGAAATTTCTTACAAAATTACTGAAAAGACCAGCTAATGAAAGAGCCTTTTTATTGCTACCTGTTGGTTACCCTGAAAATCCGGTTTACGTACCTGACCTGAAGAGAAAGCCTCTAGAAGAGATTTCCGTATTTTATGATTAGATCGGTTAAATTATAGCTTATAATGGTTCATGATAAGCTTTTCATACATTCGGTCGGGTAATACTCTTTTAAGAACTATCGAAAATTTCTGCATAAACTCTCCTACCTTATAATGAATTTTTGGGTTAGAACTCTCAATGATCTTCCCAATGGCCTTAGCCATCATAATAGGGTCTTTACCTGAATCAACGTGTTCGTTCATCAGATCGAGATTCTTTTGATAGGTTTCTGCGTACGGAGAATTTTTCAATACCGGGCTATGGTATCTGCCTGAGGCAATGTTTGTTGCAAAATCTCCAGGTGCAACATTGGTAACTTTGATGTTAAATGGTTTGGTTTCCATACTCAAGGCTTCCGTAATTAGCTCGAGGGCTCCTTTAGTGGCAGAATAAACTCCTCTAAATGGCAATCCCATATAACCTGCTACAGAAGTCACATTAATGACCAGGCCACTTTTCTGTTTCCTCATTTGAGGCAGAACCACTTTAATCACCTCAACCGCTCCAAAAAAGTTGGTCTCAAAAACCCTTCTCATTTCATGAGTTGGTGTCTCTTCAATGGGGCCTGTTATGCCCATTCCGGCATTATTGATCAGTACATCGAGCCTGCCTTCCTTTTCTATAATATTGGTTACAGCTTCTTCAATGCTATTGTTGTCAAGAACATCCAAACGTATAAGTTCAAACTCCTGATCCGTCTTTTTCGGGTTTCTGCTTGTTCCGTAAACCCGATATCCCTGAGCAGTTAAATATCTTGCCGTTATGGCTCCTATTCCAGAAGATGCACCCGTAATTAAAATAACCTTGCTCATGATGCAAAGATGGAATAAAAAAATTAAACTTTTAAATGAAAACGGGCCTTATTAATGAAGCTGTATCTTTTGCTTAAAAACAAAAAAATGGCAAGCTACCTGCATCACACCGCTACGACCTAATACCTTTGCTGCGTTCCCGCCCTGGAGGATTCAAAGGGAGCTGGTTGTGCAGGACTTGCCGGTGCAAAAATACTACCCTTTTACAATAAAACAAGTTTTTTTGTAACTTTTAATATTCAAACTTTACTTACCTACTGATACATTATATTAATTATATTTGTGTAACTTAAAATTAAATTCATGGAAGACCAACCTAAATCAAACGCGAAATCGATCATGCTTAATTACGGGCTCGTTCTCGGCCTGGCATCGATCATTGTTATGTTAATCAATTATGTATTCGGAGATCTTTACGAGCCTCACTGGTCCATAATGGTTATTTCACTTGTTGTTACCTCAGCGATTATTGTGATGGGACTGAAAAAGATAAAAGAAGGAAATTCAGGATTTCTAAGTCTTGGTGAGGCCATTAAGACGGGCCTTGGAATTTCTCTGGTTTCGGCCATCATTTATTGTGTTTATCTCTTAATCTTTTACAACGTAATCGAACCTGATTATTTTGCAAATATGATTGAGTTTCAAGAGCAGATGATAGCCGAAAGATATCCTCAACTTACTGATGAACAATTGGAAGGAGCACAGAAAAATGCGGCCATGTTTGCCAGCACAGGGCCAAATTTAACAATTACAATCATTGTTAGTTTGTTCTTTGGATTGATTATCTCATTGGTGGCGGGATTAGTGATGAAAAAATCAAAGGAAGAATAAATAACCTATATCATTTAGATGGATATATCCCTAGTTGTTCCTCTTTTGAATGAGGAAGAATCTTTACAGGAATTACATGATTGGATTGCAAAAGTTATGCAATCCAATCGTTTTTCTTATGAAATACTTTTTGTTGATGACGGAAGTCAGGACAATTCCTGGGAAAAAATTTCAGAAATGGCTTCGAAAAACAGTGCTGTCAAGGGAATTCGCTTTCAGAAAAATTATGGAAAATCACAGGCCTTGAATGCAGCTTTTAAAGAGGCTGAAGGTAAGGTAGTGATCACTATGGATGCCGACCTGCAGGATAGCCCCGATGAAATTCCGGAATTGTACAAACTGGTTTCTGAAGATGGTTTTGATCTGGTTTCCGGATGGAAAAAGAAAAGGTACGATTCAAAAATCAGAAAAAATTTACCTTCAAAGTTATTTAATGCTGCAGCGAGAAGGACTTCAGGCCTGAAGCTACACGATTTCAATTGTGGCTTAAAAGCGTATAAAAATGAAGTAGTTAAAAGCGTTGATGTTTACGGTGAAATGCATCGTTACATTCCGGTTCTTGCAAAAAATGCGGGATTCTCTAATATTGGTGAAAAAGTAGTTCTGCACCAGGCCCGAAAATACGGGACGACCAAATTTGGAATGGATCGGTTCATCAATGGATTTCTTGATCTGATCACCATAAATTTCTTAACCAAATTCGGTAAAAGGCCCATGCATTTATTTGGCCTTTTAGGAACAATGGTTTTTATTCTTGGATTTATTGCCTCGTTATATATTGGCATTACCAAGCTTATCAAATTGTACAATCAGGAACCAACGATTCTGATCACAGACAACCCATGGTTTTATATTGCCCTTACCTGTATGATCCTGGGATCACAACTTTTTTTGGCAGGGTTCCTTGGGGAATTGATATTACGTTCGAAAAGAAATCCTCAGCGTTACTCAATTCGTGAAAAACTTAATATGTAAAACAGGATAAATTTTTTGGCCTGTATACTTAAACCCTGATTCTTTACTAGTTCAATTTCAAGACAAAAAGTTTATCTTTGTGTCCTTAAATTTTAATACCCTATGAATAGCATCGAAATAATCAACAAGGCCAAATTATGGATCAAACCCCCTTTTGATCAAGCAACACAAAAAGAAATCCAGGATTTGTTGCATACTGACTCCAAAGATCTGACTGACAGATTTTACAAAAATCTGGAATTCGGCACGGGTGGTATGCGAGGTACAATGGGAGCCGGAACGAACAGAATCAATAAATACACGCTTGGTAAAAATACACAGGGACTATCAAACTACCTGTTAAGTACCTTTCCAGGAAAACAACCTAAAGTGGCCATTGCTTATGATTGCAGGCATAACAGCAAGACTTTTGCCAAATCGGTGGCGGATGTGTTTTCAGCCAATAATATTCTTGTTTACTTGTTCGAGGATTTAAGAGCGACTCCCGAATTGTCCTATGCGGTGCGTGAACTTAAATGTGACGCTGGAATTGTGCTGACTGCTTCTCATAATCCACCGGAATACAACGGATATAAAGTCTATTTCAATGATGGAGGCCAGATCATTCCTCCGCAGGATGGCGAAATTGTTGACGAAATCAACAAGGTTGAATTTGAAGATATCAACTTTGAAGCAAAGGAAGAGCTTATTAAGGTCATAGGAGAAGAAATTGATGCCAAATTTGCTCAAGAAGCCGTTGAAAATGCAACCTCAAAAGATACCAAAGATCGAAATAAATTAAAGATCGTTTTCACATCGCTTCACGGAACCTCCATTACCATGGTGCCTCGTGCATTGGAGCTGGCGGGTTTCACTGATGTGCATATTGTTGAGGAACAGAGGGAACCAGACGGAAATTTCCCGACGGTTGACTCACCCAATCCTGAAGAACCTGCAGCGCTTAAAATGGCTACGGATCTTGCGGATCAGATTGGTGCCGACATTGTTATTGGTACAGATCCGGATTGTGACAGGTTGGGCATTGCCGTTAGAGATCTCGACAACAAACTTGTACTTCTAAACGGGAATCAGACATTTGCGGTTTTAGTAGATGCCTTGCTCAAAAAATGGCAGGAAGAAGGGAGAATTAACGGTAAACAGTTCGTGGGTTCTACGATAGTTTCAACACCAATGATCCAAAAATTGGCTTCGAGCTATGGGGTAAACACCAAGATCGGCCTTACAGGTTTCAAATGGATCGCAAAAATGATCCGAGAAGCTGAAGGTAAAGAAGAGTTTATCGGAGGTGGAGAAGAAAGCTTTGGTTTTATGGTGGGCGACTTTGTAAGAGACAAAGATGCTGTTTCCAGTACCTTATTGGCATGTGAGATTGCGACCCAGGCAAAATCTATGGGTAGCTCCGTTTACGCTGAATTATTGCAACTCTATAAAAAACATGGTTTCTACAAAGAGCATTTGATTTCAGTTGTAAAAAAAGGTGTTGAAGGCGCCAAGGAAATTCAGCAAATGATGTCCGACATGAGAAATTCTCCGGTCACCGAAATTCATGGTGAAAAAGTGAAATTTCTTTTTGATTATCAAACTTCTGTCTGTAAAAATCTTTTGACCGGTGAAGAATCAAACATTGATCTGCCAAAATCCAATGTATTGATCTATCAAACCGTGGAAGGAACCAGAATGGCAGCAAGGCCGAGTGGAACGGAACCCAAAATTAAGTTTTATTTTAGTGTTCATAAACCGCTTGAAAGCATTGGGGATGCAAAACAAGTCGAAGAGCAACTGGACCAAAAGATCCAAGAGATCATTAAGGAATTCAAGTTATAAGCCGTTGGTCGGTTATCACTTTATCGGTTGGCATTTGATGGCAGCCTTCTAAATAAAATAAATGAATTATTTTAAAAAAATCCTTCGTTTTGCTAAACCGTATCTTAGGTATGCATGGCTGAATGTTTTTTTCAACATCCTTTATGCCATTTTTAACGTATTATCTGTGCTCGCCTTTATTCCGGTTCTTGGAATACTGTTTGGAAGAGAGGAAAAAGTCACGGTAAAACCCGAATTTAAAGGATTAACCGGAATCTATGATTACGTTCAGGATTCTCTTAATTTCTATGTTTCCAACATGATGGAAACCGGTGGGCTTGAGAAGGCCTTACTCTTCATTTGCCTGATCAGTTTCTCCATGTTCTTTTTTAAAAACCTCTTTAGGTATCTGGCGCTTTTTGTATTGTCATTTTTAAGAACAGGAGTTGTAAAAGATCTCAGAGATGCTTTGTATGCGAAAATTGTCTCTTTACCCCTTTCGTATTTTTCAGAAAAGAAAAAAGGGGATACAATGGCAAGAATGTCTAATGATGTTCAGGAAATCGAGGTGTCTTTTCTCAATACGCTGGAAGCCATTGTGAGAGAACCTTTGACCATTGTTTTTACCCTGACATCAATGTTCGCAATTAGTGCAAAACTGACACTTTTTGCTTTTATTTTATTACCGGTATCAGGGATCATCATTTCTTCGGTCAGTAAACGCCTAAAGGCAAAATCGCTGTTGGCGCAACAGGAAACAGGAAATTTTCTTTCATTCATTGAAGAAACTTTGACAGGACTCAAAGTGATCAAGAGTTTTACTGCTGAAAAGAAAATGGAGCAAAAATTCAAAGGCTCTACCCTGCGATTGAAACAGTTGATGACCAGTGTTTTCAACAGAACCAATCTCGCCTCCCCCATGAGCGAATTTTTAGGCTCTGCCACCATTATTGCCATATTATGGTACGGTGGAAGAATCGTTCTACTCGGAGAAGATGAAATGAAACCTCAGGAATTTCTGGGCTATATCGGGTTGTTTTATTTGATTTTAAATCCTGCCAAAGCCATTTCCAAGGCATTGTTCAGTATTCAAAAAGGAAACGCATCGGCAGAGCGGATCATTTCAATTCTCGAAACGGAGAATGATATTGTGGACCATGAAAATGCGATCGAAAAGGATGGTTTTGACCACGAAATCGAACTGAAAAATATAAGCTTTAAGTATAAGGATGATTATGTACTTAAGAATTTTTCATTAAAAATCCCCAAAGGAAAATCAATAGCCCTTGTCGGGCAATCCGGAAGCGGTAAATCCACCTTAGCGAATCTTATTCCCCGATTTTATGATGTCAATGAAGGAGCTATCCTGATTGATGGGATCTCTGTTAAGGATATACAGAAAAAAAGCATCAGGGAGTTGATGGGTATTGTCACCCAGGAATCTATTTTATTCAACGATTCTGTTAAAAACAATATCACTCTCGGGGTTGACCACGCAAGTGATGAGGCTATTATGGAAGCCGCAAAAGTTGCCAATGCACATGAATTCATTGAGGCACTGCCAAAGCAATATGACAACAATATAGGAGATAGTGGAAACATGCTTTCAGGAGGTCAGAGACAAAGGTTGTCGATTGCCAGAGCGGTATTAAAAAACCCGCCCATCATGATTCTGGATGAAGCTACCTCTGCACTGGATACAGAATCGGAACAACTTGTTCAGTCTGCTTTGGAAAAAATGATGGAGAACAGAACTTCCGTGGTAATTGCACACAGATTATCTACCATTCAGAAAGCTGATATGATTGTAGTGATGCAAGACGGGAAAATTGTTGAGCAAGGAAAACACGCTGAGTTACTAAAGAAAAAAGGAGCTTATTTCAAACTGGTCAATATGCAATCACTGGCCTGATGAAAATATAAAAACACTGCCATAAATTGAACAGAAATTAATGGAAATGGAACCTAACAAAATACTCGAGAGCCTGAAATGGCGTTATGCCTGTAAAAAATTTGATCAAAACAAAAAGTTGACAAAAGAACAGGTTGAATTACTTTCAAGTTCTTTTAACCTGACAGCCACCTCTTTTGGCCTTCAACCTCTTAAAATGTTGATCATTAAGGGATCAGAATTAAAAGAAAAGCTCCTTCCTCATGCGTATTTTCAGCAACAAATAACCACATGTTCTCATTTGCTTGTGATCTGCATTGACACGTCCTTTGACGAATCTTCCATAGATGCCTATTTTGATCTTGAAAAGACGATTAGGGGAACAAGTGAAGATATCGTAGGTAAGTTCAGACAACAGTTAAAAGATATTTACAAAGGCAAA
This DNA window, taken from Lutimonas zeaxanthinifaciens, encodes the following:
- a CDS encoding SDR family oxidoreductase; the encoded protein is MSKVILITGASSGIGAITARYLTAQGYRVYGTSRNPKKTDQEFELIRLDVLDNNSIEEAVTNIIEKEGRLDVLINNAGMGITGPIEETPTHEMRRVFETNFFGAVEVIKVVLPQMRKQKSGLVINVTSVAGYMGLPFRGVYSATKGALELITEALSMETKPFNIKVTNVAPGDFATNIASGRYHSPVLKNSPYAETYQKNLDLMNEHVDSGKDPIMMAKAIGKIIESSNPKIHYKVGEFMQKFSIVLKRVLPDRMYEKLIMNHYKL
- a CDS encoding phospho-sugar mutase, whose protein sequence is MNSIEIINKAKLWIKPPFDQATQKEIQDLLHTDSKDLTDRFYKNLEFGTGGMRGTMGAGTNRINKYTLGKNTQGLSNYLLSTFPGKQPKVAIAYDCRHNSKTFAKSVADVFSANNILVYLFEDLRATPELSYAVRELKCDAGIVLTASHNPPEYNGYKVYFNDGGQIIPPQDGEIVDEINKVEFEDINFEAKEELIKVIGEEIDAKFAQEAVENATSKDTKDRNKLKIVFTSLHGTSITMVPRALELAGFTDVHIVEEQREPDGNFPTVDSPNPEEPAALKMATDLADQIGADIVIGTDPDCDRLGIAVRDLDNKLVLLNGNQTFAVLVDALLKKWQEEGRINGKQFVGSTIVSTPMIQKLASSYGVNTKIGLTGFKWIAKMIREAEGKEEFIGGGEESFGFMVGDFVRDKDAVSSTLLACEIATQAKSMGSSVYAELLQLYKKHGFYKEHLISVVKKGVEGAKEIQQMMSDMRNSPVTEIHGEKVKFLFDYQTSVCKNLLTGEESNIDLPKSNVLIYQTVEGTRMAARPSGTEPKIKFYFSVHKPLESIGDAKQVEEQLDQKIQEIIKEFKL
- a CDS encoding nitroreductase family protein, with protein sequence MNKKSQNEIVINGFKHVKYDALEFSTNEMHERAENFYHFMDQRRSIRGFSNKEVPRSVIKNILKTASTAPSGAHKQPWTFCVVSNRELKRKIRVAAEAEEKETYENRMGERWRNDLAAMATDMHKPFLEIAPWIIVAFKRAYEYESDGTKHNNYYVNESVGLACGMLITAIHNAGLVTLTHTPSPMKFLTKLLKRPANERAFLLLPVGYPENPVYVPDLKRKPLEEISVFYD
- a CDS encoding carboxymuconolactone decarboxylase family protein, yielding MFWIKHLNYEKADGRLKKVYDRVSGPDKNIDNILMVHSLRPHTLIGHMALYKNVLHNGNNKLPKWYLESIGVYVSHLNNCSYCVRHHFEGLKRIWNDQAKSAKFKFAMENKDLKSFFDDKLYAGMLYAGKLTNAPDQMKEIDVLQLKELSYSDGEILEINQVVSYFNYANRTVLGLGVNTAGDILGLSPNDDTDPDNWSHE
- the fsa gene encoding fructose-6-phosphate aldolase gives rise to the protein MKFFIDTANLDQIKEAQALGILDGVTTNPSLMAKEGITGAENIINHYKAICDVVEGDVSAEVIATDFEGMIREGEALAALNPQIVVKLPMIADGVKACKYFSDKGIKTNMTLVFSAGQALLAAKAGATYVSPFIGRLDDVSTDGLGLISEIRLIFDNYGYTTEILAASVRHTMHIIDCAKIGADVMTGPLSAISGLLKHPLTDIGLAKFLADFKKGN
- a CDS encoding NAD(P)H-dependent oxidoreductase, which produces MEPNKILESLKWRYACKKFDQNKKLTKEQVELLSSSFNLTATSFGLQPLKMLIIKGSELKEKLLPHAYFQQQITTCSHLLVICIDTSFDESSIDAYFDLEKTIRGTSEDIVGKFRQQLKDIYKGKSREQIDRSAIYQAYISIGTLMTVCADQRIDSCPMEGFNPVKFDDILELDKLNLRSVLLLPVGFRAEDDIMSGMKKVRKPLEEVIIEID
- a CDS encoding glycosyltransferase family 2 protein, producing the protein MDISLVVPLLNEEESLQELHDWIAKVMQSNRFSYEILFVDDGSQDNSWEKISEMASKNSAVKGIRFQKNYGKSQALNAAFKEAEGKVVITMDADLQDSPDEIPELYKLVSEDGFDLVSGWKKKRYDSKIRKNLPSKLFNAAARRTSGLKLHDFNCGLKAYKNEVVKSVDVYGEMHRYIPVLAKNAGFSNIGEKVVLHQARKYGTTKFGMDRFINGFLDLITINFLTKFGKRPMHLFGLLGTMVFILGFIASLYIGITKLIKLYNQEPTILITDNPWFYIALTCMILGSQLFLAGFLGELILRSKRNPQRYSIREKLNM
- a CDS encoding DUF4199 domain-containing protein → MEDQPKSNAKSIMLNYGLVLGLASIIVMLINYVFGDLYEPHWSIMVISLVVTSAIIVMGLKKIKEGNSGFLSLGEAIKTGLGISLVSAIIYCVYLLIFYNVIEPDYFANMIEFQEQMIAERYPQLTDEQLEGAQKNAAMFASTGPNLTITIIVSLFFGLIISLVAGLVMKKSKEE
- a CDS encoding ABC transporter ATP-binding protein; translated protein: MNYFKKILRFAKPYLRYAWLNVFFNILYAIFNVLSVLAFIPVLGILFGREEKVTVKPEFKGLTGIYDYVQDSLNFYVSNMMETGGLEKALLFICLISFSMFFFKNLFRYLALFVLSFLRTGVVKDLRDALYAKIVSLPLSYFSEKKKGDTMARMSNDVQEIEVSFLNTLEAIVREPLTIVFTLTSMFAISAKLTLFAFILLPVSGIIISSVSKRLKAKSLLAQQETGNFLSFIEETLTGLKVIKSFTAEKKMEQKFKGSTLRLKQLMTSVFNRTNLASPMSEFLGSATIIAILWYGGRIVLLGEDEMKPQEFLGYIGLFYLILNPAKAISKALFSIQKGNASAERIISILETENDIVDHENAIEKDGFDHEIELKNISFKYKDDYVLKNFSLKIPKGKSIALVGQSGSGKSTLANLIPRFYDVNEGAILIDGISVKDIQKKSIRELMGIVTQESILFNDSVKNNITLGVDHASDEAIMEAAKVANAHEFIEALPKQYDNNIGDSGNMLSGGQRQRLSIARAVLKNPPIMILDEATSALDTESEQLVQSALEKMMENRTSVVIAHRLSTIQKADMIVVMQDGKIVEQGKHAELLKKKGAYFKLVNMQSLA